From the genome of Marinobacter sp. F4206:
GCGCTGATCGTGGACCCGATGCTGGCCACCGGCGGCTCCATGATTTCCACCATCGACCTGCTGAAGAAAGCCGGCAGCACCGAAATCCGGGCGCTGGTACTGGTCGCGGCTCCCGAAGGCATCGAGAAGGTGCTCGAGAAACATCCGGATGTGTCTATTTACACCGCCTCGGTTGACGACCACCTGAACGATAAAGGCTATATCCTTCCGGGTCTTGGTGATGCCGGTGACAAGATTTTCGGAACCAAGCAGAAGGACGTATAACCATGCAGGACCACACCAACGATCCGGTCTGGAAACAGGCCATCGCCGGTTCGCAAATGCTGTTGGTCGCCTTCGGTGCCCTGGTGCTGATGCCCCTGATCACCGGACTGGACCCGAACGTCGCGTTGTTTACGGCCGGTCTCGGCACCATCATTTTTCACATTGTCACCGGTGGCCAGATCCCGATTTTCCTGGCCTCATCCTTTGCCTTCATTGCTCCGGTGATTGCCTCCAAGGGCAAGTTCGGCATGGAAGAGACACTCGGCGGCCTGATGGCGGCCGGCATTCTCTACATCTTCCTCAGCGGACTGGTTCGCCTGCGTGGCACCGGGTTTGTCCGCGCCCTGCTGCCTCCGGTAGTGATTGGCCCGGTCATCATGACCATTGGCCTGGGCCTTGCCCCGGTCGCCGTACACATGGCCTCCGGCCGTACCGGTGACGGCGCCACCCAGCTCATCCCATACGATACCGCCATCTGGATCGCGATGACTTCACTGGCCGTGACCATTGTCATGTCGGTCTGGGCGAAGGGCATTTTTCGCCTGATTCCGATCATGTTCGGGGTCATCACCGGCTACGTGCTTTCGGCCATTGCCGGCATTGTCGATACCACGCCGATCCAGGAAGCGGCCTGGCTGGCCATGCCAAACTTCGTCACCCCAGAATTCAGCTGGGGCGCCGTCCTGTTCATGATCCCGGTCGCCATCGCGCCGGCCATCGAACACATTGGTGATGTTCTGGCCATCGGCAACGTCACCCGCAAGAACTACCTCGAGAAGCCCGGCCTGCACCGCACGCTCCTCGGTGACGGCCTGGCAACCAGTGCAGCATCCCTGCTCGGTGGACCGCCCAACACCACCTACTCGGAAGTCACCGGTGCCGTCATGCTCACCAAGAACTTCAACCCCCGGGTGATGTGGTGGGCCGCGGTCGTCGCCATTGTGCTGGCGTTCGTCGGCAAATTCGGCGCAGCCCTGCAGACCATCCCGGTTCCGGTCATGGGCGGCATCCTGTGCCTGCTGTTCGGCTCCATTGCAGTGGTGGGACTCAACACCCTGATTCGTCATCAGGTTGATCTTTCCCAGTCCCGCAACCTGGTGATCGTGGGCGTCACCCTGGTGTTCGGTATTGGTGGCATGGTGCTGGGACACCTTGAAGGCATCGCCCTGTGTGCGGTGGCTGCCATTATCCTGAACCTGATCCTGCCCGGCAGTCGCGAGGCGTGGGGCAAGGCGGTCTATGAGCACCAAGCCGACTGACAGTTCGGGCATCAGCTTTACCGCCCTCTATACCGGTGCCGTCTGGCACCGGTACGGGCTCTCCGATGACACCCTCGCTACCCAACAGGGCCGCTGGCTCTATCATCTGATGACGCCGTTCGAAGCCGCCAGCAAGGCGGCCATCGGCGGCAACATCCGGACCTTCCTGCTGCAGCGCCACCTGATCATTGACCACCTGATTGACCAGGCCATCCATGATCACGGTATTACCCAGGTTCTCGAGATTGCTTGTGGCATGTCCCCCAGGGGCATTCGCCTGCGAAAACGCCACCCTCAGGTTCACATGGTCGAGGCCGACCTGCCGGACATGGCCGGACGCAAGGCACT
Proteins encoded in this window:
- a CDS encoding uracil-xanthine permease family protein, which translates into the protein MQDHTNDPVWKQAIAGSQMLLVAFGALVLMPLITGLDPNVALFTAGLGTIIFHIVTGGQIPIFLASSFAFIAPVIASKGKFGMEETLGGLMAAGILYIFLSGLVRLRGTGFVRALLPPVVIGPVIMTIGLGLAPVAVHMASGRTGDGATQLIPYDTAIWIAMTSLAVTIVMSVWAKGIFRLIPIMFGVITGYVLSAIAGIVDTTPIQEAAWLAMPNFVTPEFSWGAVLFMIPVAIAPAIEHIGDVLAIGNVTRKNYLEKPGLHRTLLGDGLATSAASLLGGPPNTTYSEVTGAVMLTKNFNPRVMWWAAVVAIVLAFVGKFGAALQTIPVPVMGGILCLLFGSIAVVGLNTLIRHQVDLSQSRNLVIVGVTLVFGIGGMVLGHLEGIALCAVAAIILNLILPGSREAWGKAVYEHQAD